From the genome of Rhododendron vialii isolate Sample 1 chromosome 10a, ASM3025357v1:
TTTTTGCATCCATCAGAATACCAACCCAAAATAAGGCCTCGAGACACCGCCGATGTTTGGCCAGATTTCAGATTGTTTGTTCTAGCAGTTCTACCAATATGGCTTCCACCACTCCTCCAGCAACAACATTCAAACACTATCCTTACTCCTCCAACACAACCTTCAAATACCATGCAACTTGAAATTTCCAAACTTGTGCAAACTTCCATATTCAGACAACAATAACGCTACTGCTGCTGAGAATTTGGCACATTAATGAATTTGGCACAACACTGCTAAACTAACTTTAAAGCTGCTTTTGTTCATTTAGGTTGATCCTTAATTTAGGTCTCCAAGTTTCATAAAACTGTAAGCTTGGCTCATgtttcatttctgtttttcaGTTGTTTTTCGGCAGAATAACTTCTTTTTAAACACGGAAGGGTAAGAGAGTAATTCCACTTACCACCCCCGATAGgcaattgagtttaagtttgtgtgcgtgcgtgtgtTTAAGAGGGTCCTCATACCCCTCCCTAGCAGGCAGAATAACTTGTTGTGTCACTGTTTTGTTTGGTTCATCTGATATTTGTTTTGGGGGAGGCTGACACTCAGATTCTACCTGGCTCTGAGCTTGTTGCAAGTTAATTATGTCATGAAGAGCTCGTAAACGCTTTAATGGTTAACAGCTTACGCTTTGCTGCTTGACTTAGTAATTTTTGCAATCCTTGCTGTAGGAGATTGAGAGAACTCACTTGAATTGCTTCCCTAAAGTTGGAGAGATCAGGGCAGATGGATTAATGGTATATTGTCATATTggtatcttttctttttgcgtTACTAATAAGATCAATGGGTTATCCATCAATTGTGCACTTCATCATCTAGTTGCCTCTAGCAGGTGAAGAAAAAATCATTCTTCTATCACCTTCCGGATTCTTTGCCCATAAAGCATGTTTTTCAAGGGGCAAAAGGAACATGGTTTATTCACATTGAAGTGTGTTCTCGGAGGGTTTCTGATAAGTCAGGTTTGTCAGAATCTCTTGCTGCAGAAATCAGGGATCAAACCTCTAATAGTTGCAACATTACTGATTCCTTTAAACATGAAAACAGTTTATCAAGTGCT
Proteins encoded in this window:
- the LOC131302635 gene encoding uncharacterized protein LOC131302635 isoform X2; translated protein: MGTTVVKQNQEIERTHLNCFPKVGEIRADGLMVKKKSFFYHLPDSLPIKHVFQGAKGTWFIHIEVCSRRVSDKSDETKEGQREFRT
- the LOC131302635 gene encoding uncharacterized protein LOC131302635 isoform X1 — protein: MGTTVVKQNQEIERTHLNCFPKVGEIRADGLMVKKKSFFYHLPDSLPIKHVFQGAKGTWFIHIEVCSRRVSDKSGLSESLAAEIRDQTSNSCNITDSFKHENSLSSANKNNSSCR